In Citrus sinensis cultivar Valencia sweet orange chromosome 3, DVS_A1.0, whole genome shotgun sequence, the sequence ACAGTTCTGATTTTGAACCCATCTACACAGTCCAACCTTCCTCCATTCTCATTCATGATCGTACCATACCCATACCTTCTGTGAAAATCCAAATTATCCCTTCTAAATATCATAAACCTATCACAACCATTGGGTTTCTCGACACTGGTGCTCAACGAAGCATGCTTGATCCTACCATTCTTCCTATTGAGTATTGGAAAACTCAAGAGGAACACTTCAAAGCAGCAGACGGAAAGATCTTTACAACTAAATTAGTTACTAAACATCCAATAGGAATCCAGTTATTTCCTAATTGTGTTGTTTGGACAAAACTAATTGGTTCATCTTTGCCAAACAAATATCTCCTTCTAGGTTTTGATATCCTACATCAAGCAAAAAATGTCCAGATTACTTCCTCTGGTCTCCGTTACAAATCCATGATTAAACCCTTCACCAGCACTCTAAAGATTTATTCTTTAGCCAATTCACCACCCTCATACTAGGCCATTACAGaccaaattctcaaattttaccCTGAAAACCATAGCCTTTTTACCCATCCAAACCCGTTGTGAAAAAATCCAAAGTTCTTCATATCCTTACCTTTCAAACTAAATGAAGACAGCAACCCAACCAAAGCTACCCATACAAGAATGACCCCACAAGACCTTATTTTGGCCCAACAAGAATGTGCCCAATTGCTAAAATAAGGCCTCATTGAGcccacaaattctcaatgggcttgtcaagccttttatgttgaaaaaaggTTTGAAATTCTTCGTGGCAAGAAACGATTGGTCATAGACTATCAGCCACTCAATAATTTTCtccaagataaaaaatttccaCTACCCAACAGACACCCTTTTTGTCCACCTCAAAAATGCTcgaatcttttcaaaatttgacttgaagtctggtttttggcaacttggcatTCATCCCTCTGAAAGATACAAAACTGCTTTTTGTATCCCAAATGCCCATTACCAATGGACAGTCCTTCCTTTTGGCCGCAAAACAACCCcttccatttttcaaaaggcCATGACCGCTATCTTTCAGCCAATCCTCCACCATACCCTTGTTTACATTGAcaatttgcttcttttttcagGTACTCATGATGAACATCACAAGCTACTTCAATAGTTTTTCCAGATCATTCAAGAACATGGAATCATGATCTCTGACAAGAAGAGCATGATTGCGACAACCTCAGTTGATTTTCTTGGCATGAAAATCCAAGATGGCCATTATTAGCCTGGACCCCACATTGAACAAGAGTTACTCCACTTTCCCGAAAGTAACTTTACCAAAAAGCAAGTTCAACAATTCCTTGGAATCATCAATTACATCCGTGATTTCCTGCCACATGTCAATCACCACACAAGCAAGTTATCTGCCCTTCTAAAAAAGAATCCACCATCCTGATCAGAAATCTACTCAGATGCTGTAAAGCAATTAAAGTAGATTGCCCAAAATGCTCCACCTTTAAAGCTGATTACAAACGGCAAATGAATCCTACAAACAGACGCCAATGATGAGTCATGGGGGGCCATCCTCCTTGAAGAATGCTATGGAAAAGAACACTTTATTGCTTATGCAAGTGGACAATTTCCTGATGCACAAAACCATTATCACATAGTCTACAAAGAAATCTTAGCCGTGAAAAATGgtatcaaaaaatttgaattccatttgATTGGTCATAGATTCTTGATCAGACTAGATAATTTAGCTTTTCCCAATATCTTGAACTTTAAGTAGAAAGCTGTCCTAGAAAAAACCCTACTTCGGCTTAAAGAATGGTCTATcggcttcaaaatcatgccttagatctaccCACTCTAACACCACTCTGACACCCTCATGGTGTTAGCTGAATCTGACCAGATCCCCACCATAATCCAAATCCCAAGACAAATTCCCCGTCATGAGCTCAtcaagcttatgcctcttgaatggatctccaactatGAACAGTTCCATAACAATACAGCTCCTATTCAGACATCTGAAAGCATGTTTGAAAGATGCCAAGATGGAATAGTcagaatgacttttaaaccTCCTCCAAGTGCCCCACAAGAGTCTCCTCAGCTCTCTTTAtacctattcttcaatgatcactGCTGTTCAGACAGCTCAAGAAGACCTGCCCATTACAGGGTTCAATTCTGACGGCTACCCTGTTTATCCAGCCAAGCAAAATGGacatttcctatgggatgtCCCAGGCTCAGGCATGTGTGACCCAAATTGTCCTtgctgggatgattgggaagagGACGATGATTATGCCaccacaaggaaaaagaaacccaaaaagaaaaaatctccaGTCTCATGTCACCACTGTGACCCTAAACCACCACAAGGTCCTCCACCTCCAAAGGAACTCAAATGGATTGCAAAGCATTGCAAATCTGAGACTCCATCACCAATTCCACTTTCCACACCGCCACTgacttgtatgatgttttcatcCACTTCTTCCGACTATTCTTCCTCTTTTCCTCCTTTAGAGATTCACACCGACTCCCAACAAAATGTTGTGTCCAAACCCTTTGTCCCTTCACCAATTACCTCATCTGGCCACTTAGAACCtcccaaaccttttgaattagtcctcaactggcaaacTCAAAATGCCAGAGCCcagaatgatactttgttGACTATCAATTCCAAAGTTGAGAAAATCAGTTTACGAACTGAACAACTTGAGACGAAAGTTGACTCCATCTCTGGATAGATGCAACAGATCCACCAAAATCTTCGGTCCAGAATTACTCCACTCGATTATGAGTTATGAGCTATGCTTGCCCAATGCTACTATGGCCCAGAATTTGACCAAGAGGAATGGGAAATCAGACGCTTAAAAGATGAGCTTGACcagattgaatctgaaaaacaaaGACCTACCCTTTTTACCGCATCACTTCTTATCCCTTCCATCGGTCCAACTTATCATCCGTTTGCTTCTATGCTTTCCCCCATCCGACAGTATGACCCTTCCAAATTATTTGGTatgactcatactcttttTCGGGATAACCCATTGCCACCACCGCCTAAACCTAAACCAAAGCCTAAACCACAACCACGACCCGTCACAATTCATCAGTCATCCATTTCCATCCCTGGCCAACAATCTCCTGGTTATACACCGGCATTGTCGCCAACACCTTCACCACCAACTTTATCCCAACCTCCTACCCAATCCAAGGATAAAGAACCCATGCACCAGTTTAGTGACCACTCCTCTACTACAAATGACcaaacttctgattcaaatctagctgtTTCTGATAGCCATACCGAAACTGATACAGAATCTTAAGCTTCCACTAGTGACTCTGAAAAGTCCTATGCTGATATCACCAGAATCTTGATGGCTCAACCTGCCCAAGGCCAAACCTCGCATacagaaccatatgttgatattccctcaGAAGTTAAAGAAGAAATGCCTTAATCTTCTGCCACAAATCAACCTCCGCCAACCCAAGCCCAAACCAGTCCACCCAGTCAAAAATCGtcaaatggtccatggttcacatttgatgatcttccatctcaCAAATGGCGTGATCGCcttaatgaaatgtctgccTGGATTGTCCTTCAAATGCTATGTCCAGGAGCCACAactcaatcagtccttagggaatttgctactcgttttacgggtgctctccgagattggtttgattctttagGCCGCTATCGCCAATTACAGTTTGTTGATTTACCAGAAGTCTCAAGTGCTCTTGCTGTTCtccatgatcaattccttAGAGACCCTTCTGCAGTTTTTGAAGCTGCACGATGAGAttatctcaacatgaaattCTGTTCACTCAATGCCAAAGATCTTGACTTCTATTACAAACGAATGTCCCTActgttctataagcttaatggattcaatgagccGACATTAAAACATGTCTTTCTGGTCTCCCTTCCAGAAGAACTCCAACCAGACATCTAGAGGCAACTCACTGCATCCAATCTTGTTCTTGATAATATCTCTCTCAACAAAATCTTTCAGCTTGCCAAAACTTGTCTTGACAAACTTTGTTagcaaaaacagtttttcaaagaactgttgaaagataaagaaccATTCCGGAGTacttgcaaaaagccttatttgTAAATCAAATGtcagaagaaaaaggattgtgaCTGCAGTTCTAAGAAGAAAAGGCATTTtcggaaatttaaaaatccaaaattttcatcTAGACCTTGCCGATCCAGAAAGCCTTACCGATTTTTCCGAAAGAAGTCCTCTTTTCCCGAGACTTTACACGGAGAAAATCAACcagatgtttcatctgcaagagaAAAGGTCATTATGCTAAAGATTGTCCCAACAAACGAGAAAAATCTATTCGGTTAGTTGAGCATCTTCAAGCCACCACAGATTTCTCTCCAAAAAAGGATGAACTGGAATTCTACttctctgaacaagatgaacccaatgATGAAACTGTGTTCGCACTACAAAACTCCTCTGATGATTCCGATAGTGATCAGTCCCAAgtgattttccaccaacagttaCTGTCCCTTGACACTACTGTTCCTATACcttccatcaaactccatatcTTGCCttcaaaattccaaaggccTGTTCCAGCAATTGGTCTCATAGACACTGGTGCCCAACGAAGCATGTTAAATCCACATATTCTTCCACCCGAATCCTGGACAGAATatgaagaacatttcaaagctgtCAATGGCAAACTATTCACCACCTCtctgattaccaaaaaacccattggtattcaaatcttcccaaactgtgtcatttggaccaaAGTTATCGATTCAACccttcctaataaggatatcttCTTTGGTGTTGACATCCTTCACCAGatcaaacacctccaaatcattccCACTGGAATTTGAGTCAAATCCATGTTCAAACCTTTCACAGACAATCTAAAACTCTACAATCTGTCTGAAACCCCCCAGTCTTACCAGGATATTTCAACTAAACTTTTAAGTTTCTGTCCAGAGTCCCATTTtgagttcacccatccaaacccattgtggaaaaataagtctttcttcattaagttacctttcaaattcaatgaagacattaacccaACCAAAGGTACTCACCCAGGAACGAGTCCTTCTGACTTACTCCTAGCCCAAAAAGAATGTTCACAACTGTTAGCCCAAGGTCTAATTGAGCCCACAAGTTCATTACTAGTTCTAGAATTCGCTACAAATAGATGTTATTGCCTTATATAGACATGCTCCGTCTGTATACACTTTCTGATGTCCCAACTCCATACAATCATATTTCACAAAAACTTCTTGAGTTTTGTCAAGAAAATCATTCCCAATTTCATCATCCTTCCCCTCTCTGGAAAAATGAACAGTTcttcattcaccttcctttcaaactcaacGAAGACATAAACCATACAAAAGCCTTTCATCCGGGTATGTCTCCTTCAGATCTCTTACTTGCAAATCAAGAATGTTCTTAATTGCTTCAGCAAGGTCTGATTGAACCAACtgattcagattgggcttgtcaagccttctatgttgaaaaaagatttgaattatTTCATGGTAAAAAGCGGTTAGTtattgattaccagccactCAACTCTttccttaaagatgataagttcCCCCTTCCAAAAATACAGACCCTGTTTGTCCATCTTCAAGGGGCAcgtatcttctctaagttcgatttaaaagctggtttttggcaacttggtatttcaccAGTTGACCGTCCCAAAACTGCATTTTGCATTCCTGATGCTCACTATCAATGGACTATTATGCCCTTTGGTCTAAAAGTAGCtccttcattatttcaaaaggCCACGACAAAAATTTTCAGTCCTATCCTCCATCTTGCTTTGGTCTACATCgatgatattttattgttcTCATCCGATCATGATAGCCATCAAAAACtccttttagatttttttcatattgtgTAGGAACACGGAatcatgctttctgaaaagaaaagtagcATAGCGAAAGAATctattgactttcttggcatggtgatCACAAATGGCCACTACCAACCTGGACCGCACATTgcaattgaattattaaagttccCTTACATAAATCTCACCAAGAAGCAAATACAATAGTTCCTCaggattgttaattatattcGAGATTTCATTCCTAAAGTTACAATCCACACCAGCCAGCTGTCCCGCATGCTTCAGCACAAACTGAAGCTGTCAAACAGCTAAAGGTGATAGCTCAATCACCTCCTCCACTCAAAATTCCCACAACTGGACAACGCATTCTGCAGACAGATGCCAATGACGATTACTGGAGTGCCATTCTCCTCGAAAGGATAGATAGCTTGGACTATTTCTGTGCCTATGCAAATGGACAATTCAAagactctgaaaagaactaccatgtgatctacaaagagattttggcgGTAAAGTATGgaatcaaaaaaattgaatttcatctaatcagccataaattccttatcaacatGGACAATTCTTCTTTTCCTAGAATCTTTGATTTCAAGAACAAGTTGCTTCCTGACAAGCAATTGCTCAACCTCAAAACTTGGTTCTCCAAATATGACTTTACTATCCAGCACATCAAAGGTAAACAGAACCTCATCCCAGACTTCCTTATATGCCCGGCTATAAATAAACCCTCACTCCTCTCTTCAACTCATATCATCTCAGTCATAGCCATGAATCGATAACTTtctttcaaagctctcaaccaAAGATCTTTTCCCATGAGCATTCCTTTTTCTTCAGCTTACCAAATTCAAGACTTTGCTAAGAAATTCCTTTACCGGTATTTCTTCAATGTCCACAGTAAGACTCCTAATTGTTTTCCTACACTCTGTATGGAAAACTTGTTTCTCACAGGTCTCACCCTATCTCACCTGTCCATCTCAgaagatgagttatggtaTATGTCTTGTATGCTACAAAACTGGTCTTCCCTGTTAAACCAGTCCTCCGCCACATTACCACTCCTGAGTTTTCCTCTGACCTTCTATGGACTCTCCTAGAATGGTATTCACCCCTCACATGGTGGCGTAAACAGCTCCAGAATATGTGTACTTTTCACAGATTAAACAGGATTCCAGAACATGAAGCAAACATGTTTACCACTGTTTTCATTATCCACAGCCCATATTTCCAACATCCTGAAACCAGAGACTTCTAGACTCAAGACATGGCttatgaatggaaaacttaTCCCCATCTTTATCCTCCCGTCCATGATACATCAATCACATCTGTTCTTCGAGTTTATCTCATGGAACTTAACAATGTTAAACCACCTACCACAAACATCCACCATACCTTTGTCGGACCGTCACACGGCTTGGAAATAGTTCCAAAGACACAGGCCTGTACTCCAGGTTCAAGTTCAAGTCCACATGGAATTcttgtcatggaacaacgTCCTGATTACACTAATGTCTTATTCCAAGATGCTCAGGACCCTTGGGAAAATTTCCAGTCTCTCATTCCCACTGAAAATACCCCATACACTGTCACCAATCCAGACTCCCCTGGTCCTTCCACATAAAAAATGATCGATGCAGATGAAGACAAATATCTGCAAGCTTAAGCATATCTTGACCAAAGAAGGATGCACCGAGCCCAGCGCCATTATGAAAAAGAGACCGGTGACATGTCTCCATCTAGGTGTCCCTCCACTCCGTGATCGCTGATAAGCCCATGGGAATCTGTagcttttactttattaaagtttgctttaataattagacAAGGGTCCTGTCTTGTCTAAagtttgcttttgcttttctaGTTTGGCGTGGTGTGCTTTTCTGCTTTATTGCTTTCATAATTATGTTTCtccttttgtaaaagataaggGTCCCACCTTATCTCTTTCCACCTCGAGATCTCTATATAAGGATCTCTCTACCCTTTTGTAATTCAGGAgttaattagaaataaaatctaGTTTTCTTATATCATGTTTCTCTAAACTCTTTCTATCTTCTAATTTCAATATTGAGTATGCTCTACACTTGCCTTAAGCCTAAGAATCCTTTGCATCAGAAAGGTCCCGTTTTTATCCTCCAAAACCGAtttttgtaaaacaaaattgttttctcacaacgttcaccctctttAAGGCTGTGAGTGCCGTGTTTTCAGGTGGTATCGTGAAAAGCTATTTTCAATATGATTTTTGGATTTGGTACTTGATGGATAAGTGTATTGAGTCAACTTTGGTTTCGATCTGGTCAGTTCGTAAACTGATCTTATCAACCCTTTTGTGGATGTCTACCAATGTATTATTTTGTGCTCTGGCATTCTGTgtttgccagttgaggactgattcaaaTGGTTTAGGTTCTTCTAGGTGACCAGCAGAGATTGTTATGGCTGAAGGAATGAAAGGTTTTGTCATGACCTTTTTTTGTGAATCAGATTGGGCTTCTAAGGATGGGAAATTCAAAGAATAGTCTTTGGATGACaaagaaaacatcatacaagcaACCGGTTGAGGAGTAGAAGTCTGGCTTAGGTTTGGTGAAAAGGTTTCAGGTTTGCAATGTTTTGCAATCCATTTGTGTTCTTTTTGTACATGGGTAACGGAgctggtggaggtggaggtTCATATGGCGGTTTTGCTTCTGTGTGGTTACAAGGAGaatgagttttcttttttggttttcttttccttttggaATCTTGATCGTCctcttcccaatcatcccaaCAAGGACAATTTGGGTCGTACCTTTCGGATCCTGGAGTATCCCATAGAAAGTGTCTGTTTAACTTTGCAGGGTAAACCGGGTACCCTTCTGAGTTAAACCCTGTGATTGGCAGATCTTCTTAGGTTGTTTGAACAGTCatgatcattgaagaataagTGAATGATAACCTTGGAGGTTCCTAAGGAGCACTAGGTAAAGGCTGAGAGGTACTTGGTGGAGGCCGAAAAGTCATTATGATAGTACCATCTGGCCTTCTTTCAAACATACTTTCTGATGTCTGAATGGGGGCTGAATTGTTATGGAATTTCTCATAGTTTGAAATCCATTCCAGCGGCATGAGTTTTATGAGTTCATGGTGAGGGATCTGTCTGGGGATTTGGATGATCATTGGAATTTGGTCTGATTCTGCTAACACCATAAGAGCATTAGGTGTGGGaagatctaaggcatgattttgaagcctataGACCAACTGATAGTGTAAGGTAGCCATTTTTGCTGAGGAGATTTGTTATGCTCCTTGAATTTGAACTTGAACATTCAAGGCAGTTGACAGATTGGTATCTTGGAgagataaattgaaattgggGTAGAAAGTGAGAAGAACACTTCCTGCATGTAAAGTGGTTTGGACGGTACCAACTACTGCATCCTGATACTGTTTGAATCTGGTGTCGAGCATAGCAATTCTGGCTGTAACAGGTAATCCTTTTCTTCCGTGTAAGGTAAGGATTAATCTTACTCCCCCAAGATGGAGATGAGTATAACCCTCCCTTTTCCAGTTGGAAATCAATTCTGGAGGTATTTCCAAAGTAACATATTGCTCAGCTGTGGTAGCTTGAAGAGTGCACTAATCTAGTCTAGAGGACTGGATGTATTCTTTTGGATGAGGTCTTTTAGTAGAGATAAGGGTTCTTATACTTCTAGTAAAAAGTGGGAATGAAGATTCATTGATCTGGGCTGACTCAGGGATATATGAGTATTCAACAaggttttctattttattggTAGTTTGTTTCGTGCAAGATTTGGGTAAGGACAGAGTAGAAGAAAGGGAGATTGGAGTGATCGTAGAAGTTAAAAGCGTCATTAGATGAAGTTGATGCCATGAGTGAAAATTTCTCTCTGTTTCTAAAGCTTAactatttttcaaagaaatagGGAAGACTCTTATCATACCACTTTGGTAAGTTTGGGGTTTTAAGTTAAACGAACTCTTATCATTCTGAGTTAAATGGACACTTTCTATGGGATACTCCAGGATCCGGAAGGTGCgacccaaattgtccctgTTGGGATGATTGGCAAGAGGACGATCAAGATTCCAAAAcgaaaagaaaaccaaaaaagaaacctCATTCTCCTTGTAACCACACAGAAGCAGAACCACCATATGAacctccacctccaccagcTCCGTTACCCATATACAAAAAAGAACTCAAATGGATTGCAAAACATTGCAAACCTGGAACCTTTCCACCAAATCTAAGCCAAACTTCTACTCCTCAACCCGTTGCCtgtatgatgttttctttATCATCCAAAGACTATTCTTTCAATTTCCCATCCTTAGAAGCCCAATCTGATTCACAAAAAAAGGTCGTGACAAAACCTTTCATTCCTTCAGCCATAACCTCTACTGGTCACCTAAAAGAACCTAAACCAtttgaatcagtcctcaactggcaaacACAGAATGCCAGAGCACAAAATGATACATTGGTAGACATCCACAAAAGGGTTGATAAAATCAGTTTACGAACTGACCAGATCGAAACCAAGGTTGACTCAATAACCTTGCAAATGCACCAGATCTATCAAAATTTACAATCTCGAATCTCCCAACTGGATACAGACTTAAGAGTCATGCTTAGTCAAAGATACTATGG encodes:
- the LOC127900650 gene encoding uncharacterized protein LOC127900650 → MVLAESDQIPTIIQIPRQIPRHELIKLMPLEWISNYEQFHNNTAPIQTSESMFERCQDGITAQEDLPITGFNSDGYPVYPAKQNGHFLWDVPGSGMCDPNCPCWDDWEEDDDYATTRKKKPKKKKSPVSCHHCDPKPPQGPPPPKELKWIAKHCKSETPSPIPLSTPPLTCMMFSSTSSDYSSSFPPLEIHTDSQQNVVSKPFVPSPITSSGHLEPPKPFELVLNWQTQNARAQNDTLLTINSKVEKISLRTEQLETKVDSISG